In the genome of Oncorhynchus mykiss isolate Arlee chromosome 18, USDA_OmykA_1.1, whole genome shotgun sequence, one region contains:
- the LOC110527242 gene encoding cyclin-dependent kinase 5 activator 1: MGTVLSLSPRSRKAAGGVCVDEKPDLATGGKQQEKSLKKRHSVLLHALTWKRLVAASAKKKNAKKVNPKPDASQAKSDPLVDQLNTDNIKKSQPSNGILDRKPTGPKPGPIPVPVPTVPDQTRRQTQNGRLFISPRRVVVQASTGELLRCLSDFLCRRCFKLKELTANEVILWFRNVDRALLVQGWQDQGFITPANLVFVYLLCREAVEEDTVSEYELQATFLTCLYLAYSYMGNEISYPLKPFLVESSREAFWERALGLIDRMSGPMLRINADPHYFTEVFQDLKNEGGSREKEKENGKEKKEKEKEKDGKRISELDR, from the exons ATGGgtactgttctgtctctgtcgcCGAGGTCAAGGAAGGCAGcgggcggtgtgtgtgtggacgagAAACCGGACCTTGCGACCGGCGGGAAACAACAGGAGAAGAGCCTAAAGAAGCGCCACTCGGTGCTGCTCCATGCTCTGACGTGGAAGAGGCTGGTCGCCGCATCGGCCAAGAAGAAGAATGCCAAAAAGGTGAATCCCAAACCCGACGCCAGCCAGGCCAAATCCGATCCCTTGGTGGACCAGCTCAACACCGACAACATCAAGAAATCACAACCGTCCAACGGAATACTCGACCGAAAACCGACAGGGCCCAAACCCGGGCCAATTCCTGTGCCTGTTCCTACAGTACCGGACCAGACCCGGCGGCAGACCCAGAATGGACGCTTATTCATCTCCCCTCGGAGGGTGGTGGTGCAG GCTTCCACCGGCGAGCTCCTGAGGTGTCTCTCTGACTTTCTCTGCCGCCGCTGCTTCAAGCTCAAAGAGCTCACGGCCAATGAGGTCATCCTGTGGTTCCGTAACGTGGACCGGGCTCTGTTAGTGCAGGGCTGGCAGGACCAGGGCTTCATCACCCCGGCTAACCTGGTCTTCGTCTACTTGCTCTGCCGAGAGGCCGTGGAGGAAGACACGGTGTCTGAATACGAGCTGCAGGCGACCTTCCTCACCTGCCTGTACCTGGCCTACTCCTACATGGGCAACGAGATCTCCTACCCGCTCAAGCCGTTCCTGGTGGAGTCCAGCCGGGAGGCCTTCTGGGAGCGGGCCCTTGGTCTCATTGACCGGATGAGCGGGCCAATGCTGAGGATAAACGCAGACCCGCACTATTTTACCGAGGTgttccaggacctgaagaacgaGGGAGGGtcaagggagaaggagaaggagaatgggaaggagaagaaggagaaggagaaggagaaagacggGAAACGGATAAGCGAGTTGGATCGTTAA
- the LOC110528736 gene encoding formin-like protein 2: MGNTESMESQLAVIRARAAPVKLPMPDPAELEERFSIALNSMNLPPDKVRLLRCYDNEKKWELICDQERFQVKNPPHTYIQKLRGFLDPAVTRKKFRRRVQESTQVLRELEISLRTNHIGWVREFLNEENQGLDVLVEYLSFAQYAVTFDGEVSEASTEERAVDSPWSRSIEDLHGDSNLPSPSSGNNVPRSSRHSIGSALVSRSNTLPSRKTLKNSRLVCKKDDVHVCVMCLRAIMNYQYGFNMVMSHPHAVNEIALSLNNRNPRTKALVLELLAAVCLVRGGHEIILSAFDNFKTVCSETLRFEKLMEHFKNEDDNIDFMVACMQFINIVVHSVEDMNFRVHLQYDFTKLNLDDYLERLKHTESDRLQVQIQAYLDNVFDVGTLLEDAETKTAALERVEELEENMTHMTERLLDTENEAMAKIVELEKQLMQTNKELDTIRDVYASANNQVHTLRRIVREKDQTIRRQSRLERHAQEGGRGHLGGSGDSGLWLVRGGTRDDASPSPSPTTSTNARDAREHVKRALPCSYSSSSSPTSPSSPLMFHGVLRSSASPSSPMRPSTPRLWWITTVIFNSGLAEGSLKLFCRFPLITRLQLHAIIAASVSIKSSQKLKKILEIILALGNYMNSSKRGAVYGFKLQSLDLLLETKTTDRKQTLLHYIANVVREKYPGVALFYNELHYVEKAAAVSLENVVCDVKECQRGMDLSWREYSMHGHNPLLKDFISKHETRLQKLQEDAHIAQDAFDDAVKHFGESSKTMPPSVFFPVFVRFIKAYRLAEEENEQRRRQEQALIEKLEQEELQQEQEAPKSPSNRPKQRQQESLITELRRRQGGKDSRHVYEGKDGAIEDIITVLKTVPFTARTAKRSSRFFCDPTHTE; this comes from the exons atgGGGAACACAGAGAGTATGGAGTCTCAGCTAGCTGTCATCAGGGCCAGGGCTGCTCCTGTCAAGCTGCCCATGCCTGATCCTGCTGAGCTGGAAGAGAGGTTCTCCATTGCACTg aacTCTATGAACCTGCCTCCTGATAAGGTGCGTCTGCTCCGTTGCTACGACAACGAGAAGAAGTGGGAGCTGATATGTGATCAG gaaCGGTTCCAGGTGAAGAACCCTCCTCACACCTACATTCAGAAGCTGAGAGGATTCCTTGACCCGGCCGTCACACGCAAG AAATTCCGTCGGAGAGTCCAGGAGTCGACTCAGGTGCTCAGAGAACTGGAGATCTCACTACGGACCAATCACATCGG GTGGGTGAGGGAGTTTCTCAACGAGGAGAATCAGGGCCTAGATGTTCTAGTAGAGTACCTCTCCTTCGCTCAGTACGCGGTcac gtttgaTGGGGAGGTATCGGAGGCCAGTACTGAAGAGAGAGCTGTAGATTCCCCCTGGAGTCGTTCTATAGAAGATCTCCATGGAGACAGCAACCTGCCCTCCCCCTCCAGTGGCAACAACGTACCGCGCTCCTCACGCCACTCTATCGg GTCAGCGTTGGTGTCCAGGTCTAACACACTGCCCAGTAGGAAGACACTGAAGAACTCCCGCCTGGTGTGTAAGAAGGACGACGTTCACGTGTGTGTGATGTGTCTCAGAGCCATTATGAACTACCAG tATGGCTTTAACATGGTAATGTCCCATCCTCATGCTGTGAATGAGATCGCTCTGAGCCTCAACAACAGAAACCCAAG gactaAGGCTCTGGTATTGGAGCTGCTGGCTGCTGTGTGTTTGGTCAGAGGAGGTCATGAGATAATCCTGTCTGCTTTCGACAACTTTAAAACA GTGTGCTCAGAGACCCTGAGGTTTGAGAAGCTGATGGAACATTTTAAGAATGAGGATGACAACATTGACTTCATG GTGGCCTGTATGCAGTTCATAAACATTGTGGTACATTCTGTTGAGGACATGAACTTCAGAGTGCATCTTCAGTATGACTTCACCAAACTCAATCTGGACGATTACCTAGAA agGTTGAAGCACACAGAGAGTGATCGGCTGCAGGTGCAGATCCAGGCCTACCTGGACAACGTGTTTGACGTGGGGACGCTGCTGGAGGACGCAGAGACCAAGACCGCCGCactggagagggtagaggagctggaggagaataTGACCCac ATGACAGAGAGGCTCCTGGACACAGAAAACGAGGCCATGGCCAAGATAGTAGAGCTGGAGAAACAGCTGATGCAAACCAACAAGGAGCTGGACACCATACGG GATGTGTATGCTAGTGCTAACAACCAGGTGCACACCCTGCGGAGGATCGTGCGTGAGAAGGACCAGACCATCCGCAGGCAAAGTCGACTGGAGCGCCATGCTCAGGAGGGTGGGAGGGGGCACCTTGGTGGT TCCGGAGACAGTGGGCTATGGCTTGTCAGGGGCGGGACTAGGGATGATGccagcccctccccctcccccaccacctccaccaaTGCCAGGGATGCCAGGGAACA TGTCAAACGGGCCCTACCCtgctcctactcctcctcctcctcccccacctccccctcctccccccttatGTTCCATGGAGTCCTCCGGtcctctgcctccccctcctcccccatgcGCCCCTCCACTCCCCGGCTGTGGTGGATCACCACTGTCATCTTTAACTCCGGCCTGGCAG AGGGGTCACTCAAGCTGTTCTGTAGGTTCCCTCTGATCACACGCTTA CAACTCCACGCAATCATCGCTGCTTCTGTGTCCATCAAGTCCTCCCAGAAACTCAAGAAGATTCTAGAG atTATCCTGGCTCTGGGGAACTATATGAACAGCAGTAAGAGAGGAGCGGTGTACGGATTCAAGCTGCAGAGTTTAGAcctg CTGCTGGAGACTAAGACTACCGACAGAAAGCAGACCCTGCTGCATTACATAGCCAACGTGGTGAGAGAGAAATACCCCGGAGTCGCTCTGTTCTACAATGAGCTGCACTATGTAGAGAAAGCTGCCgcag tgtcccTGGAGAACGTGGTGTGTGACGTGAAGGAGTGTCAGCGTGGTATGGATCTGTCGTGGAGGGAATACAGCATGCACGGCCACAACCCACTCCTCAAAGACTTCATCAGCAAACACGAGACTCGCCTGCAGAAACTACAGGAGGACGCACACATCGCACAG GATGCATTTGACGATGCGGTGAAGCACTTTGGGGAGAGCTCTAAAACCATgcctccctctgtcttcttcccTGTGTTTGTACGATTCATCAAAGCCTACAGG ctggcgGAGGAGGAGAATGAGCAGAGGAGGAGGCAAGAGCAGGCGCTGATAGAGAAGCTGGAGCAGGAGGAGCTGCAACAGGAGCAGGAGGCGCCTAAG tccccgtCCAACCGTCCAAAGCAGCGGCAGCAGGAGTCCCTGATCACAGAACTGAGGAGGCGACAGGGCGGTAAAGACAGCAGACATGTCTACGAGGGCAAAGATGGAGCTATAGAGGACATCATTACAG